One window of Halorussus sp. MSC15.2 genomic DNA carries:
- a CDS encoding phosphoesterase, whose protein sequence is MSALDTAMRFYPYVFHPGVMVGAGALVVIHHEWARKDADWSALWRRFGAFLAAGVLSLAPTLAYVLVTGQGLYEVTKGNVWQVDALVGVGVFVTAGATWFVWHRYDWGSLVPGYLEALVLVTIPYVALSPFWNLSGHVTMALMPTLYLTLVDRTFWPTLAIPVVMVPNRLYLNAHTPVQTVGAFLLTAVLVVGAFWMQTGGRLRTEPESAAS, encoded by the coding sequence ATGAGCGCGCTCGATACGGCGATGCGGTTCTACCCCTACGTCTTCCACCCGGGCGTGATGGTCGGCGCGGGGGCGCTCGTGGTGATTCATCACGAGTGGGCGCGCAAAGACGCCGATTGGTCGGCGCTCTGGCGGCGTTTCGGCGCGTTCCTCGCCGCGGGCGTCCTCTCGCTCGCGCCGACGCTGGCGTACGTCCTCGTCACGGGTCAGGGTCTCTACGAGGTGACGAAGGGCAACGTCTGGCAGGTGGACGCGCTGGTCGGGGTCGGCGTCTTCGTCACGGCGGGCGCGACGTGGTTCGTCTGGCACCGCTACGACTGGGGGTCGCTGGTTCCGGGGTATCTGGAGGCGCTCGTCCTCGTGACGATTCCCTACGTCGCGCTCTCTCCGTTCTGGAACCTCTCTGGTCACGTCACCATGGCGCTGATGCCGACGCTCTACCTGACGCTGGTGGACCGCACGTTCTGGCCGACGCTGGCGATTCCGGTGGTCATGGTGCCGAACCGACTGTACCTGAACGCTCACACGCCGGTCCAGACGGTCGGCGCGTTTCTGCTGACCGCGGTGCTGGTCGTCGGTGCGTTCTGGATGCAGACCGGCGGGAGGTTGCGCACGGAACCCGAGTCGGCGGCGTCGTGA